Proteins from a genomic interval of Zingiber officinale cultivar Zhangliang chromosome 1B, Zo_v1.1, whole genome shotgun sequence:
- the LOC121999954 gene encoding probable BOI-related E3 ubiquitin-protein ligase 3 codes for MAVEAHHLHFLPSLIRSNREICHSGENEQQMGFVLPSFDSSFLPVYNPTAVPTTAADSGLTFNDVVAGASPSRKRHRPICFLGDDAYSVSSHLQQQILDIDRLVVQHAEKVRAEVAEKRRRLTSQLLAVLEAGVAKRLKSKDEEIARLVKLNWALEERVKSLCVESQMWRGVAQSNEATSNELRSNLAQVLAAQARADLDAAATADDAESCCPGDENDNAAGQGEEQKAVAVDWATTACRLCRARQPSVLLLPCRHLSLCEVCAPAANACPICNCAKNGSVNVNLY; via the exons ATGGCAGTTGAAGCCCACCACCTTCATTTCCTCCCTTCTCTAATCCGCTCGAACAG GGAGATTTGTCATAGTGGAGAGAACGAACAACAAATGGGATTTGTTTTGCCGTCCTTCGATTCTAGTTTCCTTCCCGTTTACAATCCTACTGCGGTTCCGACGACTGCCGCGGATAGTGGGCTCACCTTCAACGACGTCGTCGCCGGCGCTTCGCCGTCGAGGAAGCGCCACCGCCCGATCTGCTTTCTCGGAGACGACGCCTACTCCGTCTCTTCCCATCTGCAGCAGCAGATACTCGATATTGACCGTCTCGTCGTGCAGCAT GCGGAGAAGGTGAGAGCAGAGGTGGCAGAGAAACGGCGGCGGCTGACGAGCCAACTGCTCGCCGTCTTGGAGGCAGGCGTGGCAAAGCGGCTCAAGTCCAAGGACGAGGAGATCGCGCGCCTCGTGAAGCTGAATTGGGCGCTGGAGGAGCGCGTGAAGAGCCTGTGCGTGGAGAGCCAGATGTGGCGAGGCGTGGCGCAGAGCAACGAGGCGACATCCAACGAGCTGCGGAGCAACCTCGCGCAGGTATTGGCCGCCCAGGCGAGGGCGGACCTGGACGCGGCGGCGACTGCCGACGACGCTGAGTCCTGCTGCCCCGGCGACGAGAACGATAATGCTGCAGGACAAGGGGAAGAGCAGAAGGCCGTCGCCGTGGACTGGGCAACAACAGCCTGCCGGCTCTGCCGCGCCCGCCAGCCATCGGTGCTGTTGCTTCCGTGCCGGCACTTGTCCCTCTGCGAGGTGTGCGCTCCGGCGGCGAACGCGTGCCCCATCTGCAATTGCGCCAAGAATGGCAGCGTCAATGTAAATCTGTATTAA